The following DNA comes from Marinilactibacillus sp. Marseille-P9653.
TCTCTTTGATAGAAACATCTTTAAACCTACTGGATTGTAGTGTTTTCTCTTCAATCATCAATACATCATTGAATATCGTAACGAGATATTTATTGATTTCATTAACTAATGGGTCCACACCAACTCCTCCATTTCTTCACTCAGTCAATATACTTTGATTATCAAATTATTTGACTATCAAAATATAATATACATTTGAATTAGTGTCAAGAAAAAATTTATTTCTTAAGTTTTGCTCACGCATATCCCGTAATATCAAGCTTTACTAAAATTTAAAATAAGAATATTTTAATTTAATAAACAAAATAACTTGAAGACCGGCTCTATATGAGTAGGTCTTCAAGTTATTTGATTACACTATTTAATCTAATTCTTCTGTTTCATCGCTTACTTGCTTTTTAAATCCTTCAATATCCTTGAAGTTTACAACTGTTTTTTCTTCCATCAAGTCATGCATTCTTTCTGCTGACTGATCCCAGTTGATTTTAACAATTGCGCTATTCATAAGCAACTTTTCGATGACACCTTCCATTGGTTCATCTCTAAAGAA
Coding sequences within:
- a CDS encoding DUF2187 domain-containing protein; translated protein: MAKEKITDEVQILVETELRKGASNSRIANLLDLPYKEAVEIIESIKEDLRPDIGDEIVFFFRDEPMEGVIEKLLMNSAIVKINWDQSAERMHDLMEEKTVVNFKDIEGFKKQVSDETEELD